The following are encoded together in the Leguminivora glycinivorella isolate SPB_JAAS2020 chromosome 18, LegGlyc_1.1, whole genome shotgun sequence genome:
- the LOC125236154 gene encoding uncharacterized protein LOC125236154, with protein sequence MERLRSSVEQNILLTWGHRQTASVQSPIQSDRLWQQPTNMLNSTGGGVQRPVEKWKKVWADMKTKTKSKALKIKKHLSNTGGGPHGRLRLSELEEWVLTVMGVACVTVGMHILLKGAYTTIWRIRGTRAAAWVVFGFKLLDVQCD encoded by the exons atggaGCGTTTGCGATCAAGCGTCGAACAAAATATTCTCCTT aCATGGGGACATCGCCAGACCGCAAGCGTCCAAAGCCCAATCCAAAGCGACCGTTTGTGGCAGCAGCCAACAAATATGCTCAATTCCACTGGCGGTGGTGTTCAGAGACCCGTCGAAAAATGGAAGAAA gtATGGGCAGAtatgaaaacgaaaacgaagagcaaagctttaaaaataaaaaagcatttGAGTAATACAGGGGGTGGCCCTCACGGCAGGCTCAGGCTTTCGGAGCTGGAAGAATGGGTGCTTACTGTAATGGGTGTGGCCTGTGTCACTGTGGGCATGCACATATTGCTGAAAGGGGCcta CACAACTATTTGGAGAATCAGAGGAACCCGAGCCGCAGCCTGGGTCGTCTTCGGCTTCAAATTGTTAGATGTCCAGTGCGACTAG